CGGTGCTGCTCACGTCGAAGCGCGAGGGGTCGCCGAACACGGTGAAAGAGGCGATGGCGTGTAACGTTCCGGTGATCGCCACCGACGTCGGCGATCTCGCGGAGCGACTGGAGCCGATCTCACGCTCGGCGGTCAGCGACGACGATACCGCGCTCGCCGCCGCGCTCGCGGAGACTCTCCGCGCGGGAGAGCGCTCCGATGGCCGCGAGGCGATCGCCGAGATCGGCCTGCAGCGACAGCTTGACCGGCTCGAATCGGTGTTCGAGCAGGCTGTAGACGCGGCGTGAGGGCTGGAACGATGCCGTTCGATATCCCGCATCAACTTCCGAGAAACGGAGAGACGACCGCTTTTGCCCCCTCCACGAGATGCGGAAGCGGATCGCTCGCAGAGAGGTTCGTGCCCGTCCGCGCCGAGACGAGGTCGCCGGCGACCGCGGGCGTCGAATCGGGGCGGGCGACGGCGTGTTGGATGTCTCCCGAGAGCGGCCAGTGAAACCGCCGAGAGGAAAACGAGAAGTCGGGACGGGTTCCGTCCCGGAGATAGCGTACCATCGCTGCGGGGAAGTCCAGTCCCGAAGCGATCGCGAGGTCGAGCGAGCCCCAGAACTTCGGGTTGATCTCGATCAGGTTCGGCGTCCCGGACGCGTCGCGTTTGAACTCGACCATCACCGGTCCGTTCCAGCCCAGGGCATCGAGGATTTGAGTCCCGTACTCGGTGAGCGTCTCGTCGGTGATCGATTCCGCACAGGCGCTCTTGCCGCCCGTCGGCGGGAACTCTCGGATTCTCCTGTGTGAGTAGGTACCCGCCGGTTCACCGCCGAGGTAGAGCGCGAAAAAGCCACAGCCCTCCCCGGGGAGGTACTCCTGTGCGAGCGGTGAGTCCGCGTACCGCTCGGCGTAATCGTCGACCGCCGCGCGCAGTTCCGTCTCCGAGGAGACGTACTCGACGTATCTGGGGACTGATTCTGTTCCGGCCTTGACGACGATCGGAAACCCGAGGTCCGCCGCGTCCGAGAGGCTGCCCGCGGGATCGAGCTTCACTGTTTCCGGCGCGGGGACCTCAAGCGCTCTCGCGAGGAGGTAGCTCCGCCATTTGTCCTGTGCGATCCGCATCGAATCGCGGCTCGGGAGGACGTCGTCGACCGGGGCGGCCAGCGAGTCGCGGTACTCCGAGAACACGTTGGTCGTCCAACCGCCGACCGGAAGCACGTATCCGTAGCCGAAGCGGTCGATGACCTCGTTCACGCCGTCGACGTACGCCCCCGGCGAGGTCCGTCTGACCCGGTGCTGTCCGTCCGCGAATCGAGACATCCCGGCCATCGAACGCCGATACGACGAAACGACGCCCGTCCGCGAGGCGACAGGCGCGACCGATCGGAGTACCGAGAGCGACTTTTTCATCATTCCGTCGGTTATGAGGACCTCCATACTCCCTACTCAACGCGAAACCACAAAACCGCACGTGACAGGTACTTGTCTTTGGTGCCGTAAGATGAGCGTACGCCGCAGAGGTGGGGGTGTGCCGCGCCGACCACACCGAGTGGTGCCAACGCAGATGTGCCACCGCACGACGACGAGGCGTGTGGCTCACGAGGCCCGATCGGAGCCGTGTTTCCGGTCGCTAGCTCCGAGGTAGACGGACTCGAACCGACGGCGCTTCCACGATAATTACCGCCTTACAAAGCCGCGAGCGGCACCGCTATCGGTATGACAGATCTCCCGCTGCCGGAAGCTGATCTCGGAGACGCGACCGTGCTCATAACCGGCGGTGCCGGGTTCATCGGAGGCCACTTGGCGGCGGCCTTGCTGCCCGAAAACGAGGTTCGCGTCCTCGACGACTACTCGACCGGTGAGACGTCGAACGTCCCGGACGGTGCGGCGGTGTTCTGCGCGGACGTCCGAAACGAGGACGCCCTCGAACGCGCGATGGCGGGCGTCGACGTGGTGTTTCACCTCGCCGCGGTCGTCAGCGTCGAAACGTCCGTCGAGAATCCCGTCGAAGTCCACCGCGTGAACGTCGACGGGACGTTGGCGGTGCTCGAACGCGCC
This DNA window, taken from Halobellus sp. LT62, encodes the following:
- a CDS encoding ATP-grasp domain-containing protein translates to MEVLITDGMMKKSLSVLRSVAPVASRTGVVSSYRRSMAGMSRFADGQHRVRRTSPGAYVDGVNEVIDRFGYGYVLPVGGWTTNVFSEYRDSLAAPVDDVLPSRDSMRIAQDKWRSYLLARALEVPAPETVKLDPAGSLSDAADLGFPIVVKAGTESVPRYVEYVSSETELRAAVDDYAERYADSPLAQEYLPGEGCGFFALYLGGEPAGTYSHRRIREFPPTGGKSACAESITDETLTEYGTQILDALGWNGPVMVEFKRDASGTPNLIEINPKFWGSLDLAIASGLDFPAAMVRYLRDGTRPDFSFSSRRFHWPLSGDIQHAVARPDSTPAVAGDLVSARTGTNLSASDPLPHLVEGAKAVVSPFLGS